Proteins from a genomic interval of Salmo trutta chromosome 39, fSalTru1.1, whole genome shotgun sequence:
- the LOC115179308 gene encoding myosin light chain 3, skeletal muscle isoform, whose product MTDAAPAEASGASAFTADQIEDFKEAFGLFDRVGDSMIGYNQVADVMRALGQNPQNKEVAAILGKPSVDDMANKRLAFADFMPMMEKVDKIVKGTLDDYVEGLRVFDKEGNGTVSGAELRIVLGTLGEKMSEAEIDSLLIGQEDENGSINYEAFVKHVLSV is encoded by the exons ATG ACTGATGCTGCTCCCGCTGAGGCATCCGGCGCCTCCGCTTTTACGGCCGACCAGATcgagg ACTTCAAAGAGGCTTTCGGGCTCTTCGACAGAGTCGGTGACAGCATGATTGGATACAACCAGGTGGCTGATGTCATGCGCGCCCTGGGACAGAACCCCCAGAACAAGGAGGTTGCAGCGATCCTGGGAAAACCATCCGTCGATG ATATGGCCAACAAGAGGCTGGCCTTCGCCGATTTCATGCCCATGATGGAAAAAGTCGATAAAATAGTGAAGGGTACACTTGATGACTACGTAGAGGGTCTCCGCGTCTTCGACAAGGAGGGCAACGGCACCGTGTCTGGGGCTGAGCTGCGCATCGTGCTGGGCACACTGG GTGAGAAGATGTCCGAGGCCGAGATTGATTCCCTCCTTATAGGTCAGGAGGACGAGAACGGCAGCATCAACTATGAGG CATTTGTCAAGCACGTCCTGTCTGTGTAA